In Periplaneta americana isolate PAMFEO1 chromosome 8, P.americana_PAMFEO1_priV1, whole genome shotgun sequence, the sequence ctttcggcgttggaccctggactcacttcgctggcattatcacctttgtctcattcagccgctaaataaccacagcagttgaaaagcgtcataaaataaccaataagtaaatactttaagtaggcctatatagaaaaaCCAACAAACTGACACCTTTTCAATCTAACCTGTCCAGCAACAAACTATCATCtctttaaaatgttaattgttcaaTAGAAGCTTATTTGTCTACTTATAACTTACCTAGTAAGGAACTGTGAGATATGCGGTAGATTCAATCAGTTCTGCTTTTATCTTCTCCTTTTCTGGATCTACAATAACAATCTCTTTCACGGCCTCTGTACCATCGTCGTTGTCAGCTTCTTGCATGTCTTCAACTTCTTCCAAATATACTACATCTTTCCTCTTTGGCAGAGCTCCTCCTTGGAAACCTTCATATTGATTTTGCTTTCTTAAGGTAGATTCATGCTGCTCTGATTCCTGTGCTATGCTGTCCTCCTCTCCTTGCATTATAACAATCTCGTCTTCGATTAGACCTTGCGAAACAATTTCTTGTTCATTTTGTATCTCCCCCGCCTCAGAAAGTTCCTTTGGAATTTGATATTTAGAAGAAATTGGGATATAATGGCGTACACTAGAATCGCTCATCTGAGGTCTCTCATGGTGTGAATGAGGGTAGTGGCTAGTAGAAAATCGATGGAAAGGACAGTTCAATGAAGCTCCATCTCCTGGGAGATGTTGGCATGACTGAGAGTGTCTGCAATATGGACAGAACGTTGGAGTTTCATCGTATGGATTAGGAAGCAGACGAGGATCGTGGGAAGGAGCAATATGTCTGTCGTCAGAGCGGTGTACTGAGATGTCATTGTTGTTGAAGTAGATGGCACCGCCGTCATTATGGATATCCCTGTAGCCAGGTTTCACGTAGTGCATCATTAAGTCGCTCTCCATGGCCTTCTCGATCTCTCTCTTCATTTGAGGCGACTTCATCCTCCTGGATTGTCGCACTGTCTGCATGACGAAAGGCATGTTTTCTCCCTGCCACTGGAACTCCGGTTCTGTAGCAAGGGACCTGTATCTCTGCTTCTTCAGCTTGTGATCGTTCTGAGACCGCGGTGCCCTGAGTGGTCCGGGGTCGGACATTTCTCCGGGCCTTGCCAGCCGTCGTCGCCGTCGGAGGTTGTCTGTGTAGCCGGATCGGCCTGCTCTAGCGGTAGGAAATTCGTTTCTTCTTGGCATAGATGTTTCCCTCTTCCTTTGCACCGTCGGCCTCATGAACATGTCTTCATGATCTCTGAATCTGACAAGACCTGTGCTCGGATCCCGTGGACGTCCAAACGTTGGGTCTGTTAAAACTATGGCGAGGCAGACTACTGCGGCTGATGTCAGTAGAGTTAGATGTCCCAtggtgttgtggtcatcttcttCAAACAGCCAACCCAGTTTTTATAGTGATCATCCTAGGTCATTTGCTAGTGCTGAATGTGCAGTGTTGCTTTGCATAGTAATAACAGGCATAATATCATTAGTGAAGGTCATtaattataaacaattaaaaCTGCAATATCTTACTGCAAACAATAATTCCACAGTTACAATAGCGTCAAGGTTCAATGGAAACAGAACCAGTCAtcacaaaaatgtaacaaaataatatttatgtaaggaAAGATTACGTTGCATTCTCTTTTATAGTTACAAGGTCTTCGTCATTGCCATGCAATTTAAGAGAAGCAACAACACAGACACATTATAAATGAagagtttaattttaaaaatatatcaaaactTTTCATGAAATTTCAGGGCACAGAACGAACTtctaaaaaattatcaaaatagtGTAATGCAAACTACCGTATTACACTTTAAGCAGTAATACGCTTTCCGTTATGCACTGTGCATTGCACTTGTTATAAAACACGTTATTGTTTACAGGAAATatacaagaaaattaaattttcctctGTAGTTTTCAGTTACTTTTGCTGGCTGTTTTTAAATAGGCTAATATGCGTtatgtaataattaaataaatatcactGCCGCAAGGGGTATTAGTTAGTTTTAGCaataaagaatatattatatacatttaacaaaacaaaaagtacaatatttaaatataaagaacAGTAATAGTAAAAATCAATAGTCGTATACAACAGTGTAATAGATGATTGTAACATTTCAATTGTACTAAACaagaaattttaacttttttatttttctcaaaacaaAAATAGGCGATTCTTACTAATTCGTGTTCACCTCTCGAAGTAGTGGTCTGCAGTgtgaacccgggttcaaatcctggttggaaaaagttacctggttgaatccggggtttttccttaacccattaagaaaaaatgttgggtaactttcggtgctggaccctacattcatttcgctggcattatcacctttatttcactcaTATAAAAGGTAATCATCCCAGGTGAttaagcgtagtaaaataaaccAAAAAGAGTATTAATTCATGTGCCTTGTATCCGAATTTTAAATCCAAAATAtctcatcatgtaggcctaccattttatGGAGAAAATAggtttaatttttctaaaataatgtattttttcaaTTCTTACTTCAGAGAAGAAAATTTCGCGATATCAAGCCATTTTAAttgaaacgaatgtacagaacaAAATACTACTGAATTTCATTCACTAAAATTAATCGCTGTTgcaaaaatataataacaaaaaaattctacttaagttttaaaataatttcatggaaGATTCTCTCCAACAAGAAACCAACAGTAGTCACCAAGTAAGGGCGATCATCTTCCCCGTACTTTTAAAGATATATCCTGATGAAATCTCTCGCTGTAGTTTCGTGGAAAGTATATTTCAGGGACATATAGCAGCCCATTGTTTCAAATACTCGTAAAATATTTCCCATCAGCTCGATATGTTTATCACCTCCAACATTTCTGCGGATTTGAGGACCAATTATTAAAAAGCCGTCTTTTGATTTACCTTCACTCAATCTCGGAAACTTATCTCTTAAACATTTACATCCACTTCCATTCCTGCCCATTGCTTTAACAAAGTTTTCCATTAAACGTAATTTTATAGGGACGGTGGTAAAATTTTGTTAGCATCGACAAGTGAATGGTATTTCACACTTTTTCTCGTGTCACTAACCTATTTCTAAGGGCTCACTCTGATTTTGTAACGATTATTACCCCGACAATCCCACTCACATAAAAGCAACAAAACTTCCCTATTGCACTTCAATTAGAAGACTAATGACTTTAAGATCCTCACAtatttttctcttatattcaGAATAGTTCACAGATTTCAGAAGAACATTAATGTCTTAATacgttttctttcatattcacagCATAGAATACTGGTATCAAGGTATAAACTTttcattctgtatttatttatttatttaaatttaaatatacggaataaagaatataattacaaaagaaacaagagaaatagaaataaaataatgcaagcaatataaaaaggagatacagtaatatacaGAAGTATAACTTTTAGACTTTACTTATAAAAATCTAGAAAGAgatgttattaataaaaattatgttcCCCAACTGAGATATAATACCgtttacattattataataaacaatatctTTTTTCGATAGACCAGTACATTAGAGCATGGGTGTAGGAGATGCCATCCTTTAGTCGAGACCCAGAGTTTATCATTGTTTTTGTGAGTAAGCTCTCTTGCGAAATTGTTTAACTATGATTGTGAAATTAAATGGGACTTTTTGGATTTTAGAAACTAAAAAGAGAGTGAAAACTGGAGAAAGTTCCAGCTTTGAGATAAGAGCTCGACATTCATGTGGCATAAAAATCGCAAgagaattgaggggcttagaacaaaaagcaggtaagtgacattattaaaaaaaaatgaggtaagtgcgtgttgtgatagcccaaatggatgtttctttgggataaaatcaggtaagtgatcacactgtgcagtgctgctatatgggcatcatttcaccaagctagtgtataatatttcattgcatgtagaacttaactgtaatttcctcaaaactaggtttccgtcacttacctgctttttgttctaagcccctcaattgttaTGCTTAATAGGTCTATTTCTGAAGGTATATCTCGGTAGAATAcggaatgtttattttttagaaaagTCAGAAAGCCGCCttcaacagaaataataatacgaGACATAGTCCTTCTGTTCTCTCCACACCATCGGAATAACAAACCGCATTAAAAGAGTACCATTTACCGGAAACATCTGTTATACAAGCTTTTTGTTCCGACTATCCTGtttatattcaaaatataattcCTATGCTTCCTAATGCCGAGATTTGGTGGAAAAAGTCaaggtgtgaatgaagaaagtgcattttaaagacatgcgacagcctagattctgaaatgctctaagcatATTACATGCTAGttcagcataattatcagctcgatGATCTCCTAAAAACCTAGTTGACACTAGTATaaatgtgtcccaagcttcgagttcaagagcACTTAGATTTGATCTGAAGTAGCGTCACACATCAACTGTCGGATCTCTGGCCCAATGAAAATTCCTGCCTTCAATTTTGCATCACTTTTCACTTTTCCAAACTTCTCCTTCAGATACTTAAAGCCTTCACCATCATAATTCAGAACCTGCACAAAGTATTTCATGAGACTAATGTGAAGTGATGGAAGAAATATCTTCTTTGTGTCAACGAGCGCCTTgtgttaaaaatgaaaaaaaaaaaaaaaaaagttattgttttaaaattgtgacatgatagaaaaaaaacggacttcagatctgtaatcagcacacttaaATTGGAGTTGGTagacttgtttttgttcagtagcaaaatcaaaagaaaataaataaaatggatctaaatgtattaaaaatgtaaaaaataaaaatgttattattttaaaattgtgacgtgagaggaaaaaacggacttcagatttATAATCaccacactcaaattagggttggtacatttgtttttcttcagtagcaaaatcactgtaaACCATTGTaatcaaaatttaactttttttatttattgaagctTTTCATACCGCTGTCGATGTTCtaccttcaatttttttctttacctTTCGGCCTTACATCGGTCGGACACTTGGTGTGACTCTCGTATTATGATATCGTCGGAACATCGGGCGTCCACAAGGACACCAGAGGACATAATGAGAATGGAAATTTATATGCCTTCCTACGGTTGAGATTCGGAAACATAACATGGCTTACATACAACATTAAAGATTAATTCATTATTCGCTACCCACACAgcggcagaataataataataatatagtttgattttatctaatttaattttctcgTTTGTGTTTCATTTACAGAGACGAGAAAAAAGATGAGATTATCTCGAAGAGATCCTTGTGTGCGGTACTCGAAATTATTGCATTTCTCAAAGAAAGTGAGTACTATTACACAATAATAAATGCTATTACTATAAGGTACAAGGTGTCCAAAAGTCCCTCTTCCTGTTTTAATCGTTAATTACATAAAACGCATGCAAAGAGACAGTTTACCAAAAGCAGCTTTAACATATATCTAATATAAGTTATCACAGAGACCAAGGCGGCCAAGAAGTCGGAGGATTACAAAGAACATCTTTCTTAGAATCGACATAACAGCCACAGTAATGTCCTTTCACAGAACTGTTTATAATGAtgacattattaaaattagaatagAACATTGTGACGTCcttatgtttcaaataggctatccaataatttaatacattttagttCAGTAATTGGTTTATAATcttaaaaagttaataataataataataataataataataataataataataataataataataattcatttataatggcagtgttaaggccatagggccttctctttcactctaccaggtcacaaagtatacagtagtgaaaatttaacaaaaagttaaagaacagaatacttacatattaataataataataataataataataataataataataataataataataataataataataataaaataataataatagcataataaaatcgacactaaacaacatgaaaataataccataatagaaaaaaagaaagtaaaacacATTGGAAtttagtaaaagcaactcatttagtacaaatagttaatatggaaaacgtaaggaagaatataacaaaatggaatgtaataaaataataataaaaaagaaaagaaatacgaaaattaaataaaattcacaataaaaagggtatgataatgaattcatctggtgatcaagagaaca encodes:
- the LOC138704319 gene encoding uncharacterized protein, which codes for MGHLTLLTSAAVVCLAIVLTDPTFGRPRDPSTGLVRFRDHEDMFMRPTVQRKRETSMPRRNEFPTARAGRSGYTDNLRRRRRLARPGEMSDPGPLRAPRSQNDHKLKKQRYRSLATEPEFQWQGENMPFVMQTVRQSRRMKSPQMKREIEKAMESDLMMHYVKPGYRDIHNDGGAIYFNNNDISVHRSDDRHIAPSHDPRLLPNPYDETPTFCPYCRHSQSCQHLPGDGASLNCPFHRFSTSHYPHSHHERPQMSDSSVRHYIPISSKYQIPKELSEAGEIQNEQEIVSQGLIEDEIVIMQGEEDSIAQESEQHESTLRKQNQYEGFQGGALPKRKDVVYLEEVEDMQEADNDDGTEAVKEIVIVDPEKEKIKAELIESTAYLTVPY